The Amycolatopsis japonica nucleotide sequence GAAAACCCGCACGCCGGGCTGCTGTTCCTGGTGCCGGGGATGAACGAGACCCTGCGGATCAACGGCCGCGCGAAACTGGTCGCGGACGCGCCGTTCTTCGACGACCTCGTGGTCAAGGGGAAGCGGCCGGCGCTGGCGATCCTGGTCGAGGTCGAAGAGCTGTACATGCACTGCGCCAAGGCTTTCCTGCGGTCGTCGCTGTGGAAGCCGGAGACGTGGCCGGAGCGGTCCAGCCTGCCGACGGCGGGCCAGATCTTCCGTGACCAGATGAAGTTGGACATGTCGGCGGAGGCGCTCGATGCCGCGCTGACCGAAGGCGCGCTCACGACGCAGTACTGAGCCCCCACACGCGCTATGAAAGGTCCTTTCCTTGCAAATTTTGCAAGGAAAGGACCTTTCATAGCATCGGGAGGCGGGTCAGACGCGGACCAGCATCTTGCCGGTGTTC carries:
- a CDS encoding pyridoxamine 5'-phosphate oxidase family protein, whose protein sequence is MGTSEIKVIETHEALREHLGHPAERTKGKIIPFLDPHARTLIEHSPFYLLATASADGTCDVSPRGDPAGSVKVLDDKTLVLADRPGNKLLDSQTNILENPHAGLLFLVPGMNETLRINGRAKLVADAPFFDDLVVKGKRPALAILVEVEELYMHCAKAFLRSSLWKPETWPERSSLPTAGQIFRDQMKLDMSAEALDAALTEGALTTQY